A stretch of Malus sylvestris chromosome 11, drMalSylv7.2, whole genome shotgun sequence DNA encodes these proteins:
- the LOC126588263 gene encoding putative disease resistance RPP13-like protein 1, producing MAGALIGEAFLSASIQVLCDRIASTEFGDLFLQKKLDELLLEKLKVTLPALCAVLNDAEEKQISNLAVRKWLDGLKHAVLDAEDLLYEIDTEALRCKVEGEGQTDKLTDKVWNFFSTSPTHFYQRMNVEIQGLLQRLDGFVQQKVALGLTGDVERKGSQRTPTTCLIHEPCVYGRDEDKENLSKVLFSDDASEDDVSIITIVGMGGVGKTTLARALYNDDKVKEHFALRSWACVSEDYDAIRVTKTLLESLTSKPSKMTDLNSLQVELREQLRGKKFLFVLDDLWSEKYSDWRCLQTPFTSGARGSKIIVTTRSENVASLMKNVPIQHLKPLSHEDCWMLLAKHAFGHENHNAYPTLEEIGKKIASKCNGLPLAAETLGGLLRCQRDFKEWNKLLNSRLWELPYDKSDILPALWLSYHYLPAQLKRCFVYCSLFPKDYLFKNEDVVLLWMAEGLIPHDFNGQRMEETARSYFDELVSRSLLQKSREHGFTMHDLLNDLGQFMSRGFFLRLEEKESQEVKRLRHLSYARGEIDAAKKFEPLNGAKCLRTFLPTSFEAYGTIYISQKFQQDLLPSLKRLRVLSLSYYENVVEVPDSVGNLIHLRYLDLSHTAIVSLPGAVCTLYNLQTLLLSYCYALIELPADMRRLINLRTLTLAGCSSLTKLPVDMRELSSLKYLDVSKTNIQGMPVEIGRLKSLRTLTAFVVGKSTGSSIGELRELQHLQGRLHISNLYNVVHVVDALEANLKDKKELKDLELEWGKEDADDSQKERDVLDKLQPCVNLEKLTIRFYGGTSFPNWLGSSNSFYNIQFMWISDCKYCLSLPSFGQLPTLKELRVEIMKFVRTVGVEFYGDLNGASVIQPFRSLKTLEFKEMPEWEDWLPSPSGGRCSDFPCLEVLRISYCKKLRGDLPNHLPCLKTLSVSRCGYLHLHDEWASINMDYLQNSLEIDIDGCPGLLPLIERVEKKLSTLGISNSDAKFWSLPKMKYLRRLTFSFCPTVGSLEFLSHEMMAELTSLEDLKIYDSFHSVGSFPLGVFPKLSTLLIHGCENLESFSIEGVDQNLSHLIQLEINDCPNMASFPDGGLPTPNLRELKVWMCKKLKSFPEQIRTLTALERLELFDLPNLVSFAQGGLPPNLRYFTIDCDKVKPSVEWGLQGLASLQEFTIAGEISAPLLKEQLLPTSLHRLTKHNCRSLEFLPAEGLQHLTSLQYLTITFCPSLEFLPAEGLLHLTSLQKLRIRRCPKLQFLPENGLPPSLSYLVISSCSTLEKRYEDKTGEDWAKISHIPCIRINDKVII from the coding sequence ATGGCTGGCGCTTTGATTGGAGAGGCTTTTCTCTCCGCTTCTATCCAGGTGCTATGTGACCGAATTGCTTCAACCGAGTTTGGTGACTTGTTCTTGCAGAAGAAGCTGGACGAACTCCTCCTCGAGAAACTGAAGGTGACGCTGCCCGCCCTTTGTGCAGTCCTCAATGATGCAGAAGAGAAGCAAATTTCAAACCTTGCTGTGAGAAAATGGCTTGACGGGCTCAAGCATGCTGTCTTGGACGCGGAGGACTTGCTGTATGAGATCGACACTGAAGCTTTGAGATGCAAGGTGGAAGGTGAAGGTCAAACCGACAAATTAACCGACAAGGTGTGGAACTTCTTCTCTACTTCTCCTACTCATTTTTATCAACGCATGAATGTTGAGATACAAGGGTTATTACAAAGGCTGGATGGCTTTGTGCAACAGAAGGTTGCCCTTGGTCTGACGGGAGATGTTGAGAGGAAGGGTTCACAAAGAACTCCAACAACTTGCTTGATTCATGAACCTTGTGTATATGGAAGAGACGAAGATAAAGAAAATTTATCAAAAGTCTTGTTCTCTGATGATGCAAGCGAGGATGACGTATCTATCATCACCATTGTTGGTATGGGCGGGGTTGGCAAGACGACCCTTGCTCGAGCCCTTTACAATGATGATAAGGTGAAAGAGCACTTTGCCCTTAGATCTTGGGCTTGTGTTTCAGAAGATTATGATGCTATTAGGGTGACTAAAACTCTTCTCGAGTCGCTGACTTCAAAGCCTTCTAAGATGACAGATTTGAATTCGCTTCAAGTTGAACTTAGGGAACAATTGAGGGGAAAGAAATTCTTATTTGTATTGGATGACCTTTGGAGTGAGAAATATTCTGATTGGAGGTGCCTACAAACTCCTTTTACTTCTGGGGCAAGGGGAAGTAAAATCATCGTGACAACACGAAGCGAAAATGTCGCATCTCTCATGAAAAATGTGCCCATTCAACACTTGAAACCTTTGTCGCATGAAGATTGTTGGATGTTACTTGCAAAACATGCATTTGGACATGAAAACCACAATGCATATCCAACTTTGGAGGAAATTGGCAAGAAAATTGCAAGCAAGTGCAATGGTTTGCCTTTAGCAGCAGAGACACTCGGGGGTCTATTACGTTGCCAGAGAGACTTCAAGGAAtggaataaattattaaatagtAGGCTTTGGGAGCTACCTTATGATAAAAGTGATATCCTTCCAGCCCTATGGTTGAGCTATCATTATCTCCCTGCTCAGTTGAAACGATGCTTTGTGTATTGTTCACTATTTCCAAAAGACTATTTGTTCAAGAATGAAGATGTAGTTCTACTTTGGATGGCAGAAGGTTTAATTCCACATGATTTTAACGGGCAAAGAATGGAAGAGACGGCTAGAAGTTACTTCGATGAGCTAGTATCCCGATCACTACTTCAAAAATCAAGGGAGCATGGTTTCACAATGCATGATCTTCTTAACGACTTGGGTCAGTTCATGTCTAGGGGATTTTTTCTCAGGTTGGAAGAGAAGGAATCACAAGAAGTTAAAAGACTTCGTCATTTGTCATATGCTAGGGGAGAAATTGATGCTGCTAAAAAATTTGAGCCCTTAAATGGGGCTAAGTGTCTACGGACCTTCCTACCTACCTCTTTTGAAGCATATGGGACGATCTACATAAGTCAAAAGTTTCAACAAGATTTGTTGCCATCCCTGAAACGTTTACGGGTTTTATCATTGTCCTATTATGAAAATGTTGTTGAGGTACCTGATTCTGTGGGCAATCTCATTCACCTGCGCTACCTGGATCTCTCCCATACAGCAATTGTAAGCTTACCTGGTGCAGTTTGCACTCTCTACAATTTGCAGACGTTACTGCTGTCATATTGTTATGCTCTCATTGAACTGCCAGCAGACATGAGAAGATTGATAAATTTACGGACATTAACATTGGCAGGTTGCAGCTCCCTTACTAAATTACCTGTGGATATGAGGGAATTGAGTAGTTTGAAATACCTCGATGTCAGTAAAACAAACATACAAGGGATGCCAGTGGAAATTGGAAGACTAAAAAGTTTGAGAACATTAACTGCTTTCGTTGTGGGGAAATCTACCGGGTCTAGCATTGGAGAATTAAGGGAGTTACAGCATCTTCAAGGAAGACTTCATATTTCAAATCTGTACAATGTAGTTCATGTTGTGGATGCATTGGAAGCCAATTTGAAGGATAAGAAAGAACTCAAGGACTTAGAGTTGGAATGGGGTAAGGAGGACGCCGATGATTCCCAAAAGGAGAGAGATGTGCTTGACAAGCTCCAACCTTGCGTAAATTTGGAGAAACTGACTATCAGATTCTATGGAGGAACCAGCTTCCCAAACTGGTTAGGAAGCTCTAATTCCTTCTATAACATACAGTTCATGTGGATCAGTGATTGTAAGTATTGTTTGTCCTTGCCAAGTTTTGGGCAGCTGCCCACTCTTAAAGAGCTACGTgtcgaaataatgaaatttgTTAGGACGGTTGGTGTTGAATTCTACGGTGATCTTAATGGAGCTTCTGTAATTCAGCCCTTTCGGTCTCTGAAGACGCTAGAGTTTAAGGAGATGCCAGAGTGGGAGGATTGGTTACCGAGTCCAAGTGGAGGTCGATGTTCAGATTTTCCTTGTCTCGAGGTGCTGAGAATAAGTTACTGTAAGAAGCTGAGAGGAGACTTGCCCAATCATCTTCCATGCTTGAAAACACTTAGCGTGTCTAGGTGTGGATATCTACATCTGCATGATGAATGGGCCAGTATTAACATGGACTACTTACAGAATTCATTGGAAATAGATATTGATGGATGCCCAGGTCTGTTGCCATTAATAGAGAGAGTAGAGAAGAAGTTGTCTACACTTGGAATTTCCAATTCTGATGCAAAATTTTGGAGCCTGCCAAAAATGAAATATCTTCGAAGATTGACTTTCAGCTTTTGCCCAACTGTGGGGTCATTAGAGTTCTTATCTCATGAGATGATGGCCGAATTGACATCCCTTGAGGATTTGAAGATATACGATAGTTTTCATTCAGTGGGGTCCTTCCCGTTGGGCGTTTTCCCCAAACTTTCAACTCTTTTGATCCATGGCTGTGAGAATCTGGAATCCTTTTCTATTGAAGGAGTTGATCAGAACCTAAGCCATCTCATTCAGCTAGAAATCAACGACTGTCCAAATATGGCGTCTTTCCCGGACGGAGGATTGCCCACTCCCAACTTGAGAGAATTGAAGGTCTGGATGTGCAAGAAGTTGAAGTCGTTCCCCGAACAAATACGCACCCTCACCGCCCTTGAACGATTGGAATTATTCGATCTTCCCAATCTTGTATCATTTGCCCAAGGGGGTTTGCCTCCCAACCTGCGATATTTTACAATAGATTGCGACAAAGTGAAGCCTTCAGTGGAGTGGGGATTACAAGGACTTGCCTCCCTTCAAGAATTTACAATTGCTGGCGAGATCTCGGCACCGTTGCTCAAGGAACAGCTGCTCCCTACTTCTCTTCACCGGCTAACTAAACATAATTGCCGAAGTCTGGAATTCCTGCCAGCAGAGGGACTTCAACACCTCACTTCTCTTCAATATCTAACTATTACTTTTTGCCCAAGTCTGGAATTCCTTCCAGCAGAGGGACTTCTACACCTCACCTCTCTTCAAAAGCTACGAATTCGTAGGTGTCCAAAACTCCAATTCCTGCCAGAAAACGGTTTGCCGCCCTCTCTTTCTTACCTGGTGATCTCCTCTTGTTCCACCCTGGAGAAGAGGTACGAGGATAAGACGGGAGAAGATTGGGCCAAGATATCTCACATTCCTTGCATACGGATAAACGACAAAGTCATCATATGA
- the LOC126589345 gene encoding receptor-like protein kinase ANXUR1, whose amino-acid sequence MAPTLELLLPLGSHVASHGPFDLNDSLNWTVRFATLTEKSDVYSFGVVLWEVLCARPSLMHTVVARQISLAEWAKSCHGDGTLGQIIVPNVKGKIEVECLNKFIEIVISCLNDKGIERLSMNDVVRGLELVLQLHQKSIGSEGDNGVAFINDRGDNEYSK is encoded by the exons ATGGCTCCCACGCTGGAACTGctcttaccgttgggaagccacgtggcttcccacggtccgttcgatctTAACGACTCTTTAAATTGGACCGTTCGATTTGCAacg TTGACCGAGAAGTCTGATGTGTACTCATTTGGGGTGGTTTTGTGGGAAGTATTGTGTGCGAGGCCATCTCTGATGCATACAGTGGTGGCTAGGCAAATTAGCCTCGCTGAGTGGGCCAAGAGTTGTCATGGAGACGGGACACTTGGTCAAATCATTGTCCCAAATGTGAAGGGTAAGATTGAAGTTGAGTGCTTGAATAAGTTCATTGAGATTGTTATAAGTTGCTTAAATGATAAAGGAATCGAACGACTGTCGATGAATGATGTTGTGAGAGGGCTTGAGTTGGTATTgcagcttcatcaaaagagcaTTGGAAGTGAGGGTGACAATGGAGTTGCCTTTATCAATGACAGAGGCGACAATGAATATTCCAAATAA